CGCGCGCCAGCTCTGGGACGGCTCCGTGCTTGGGCTGCCGGAGCGGGCGGCCGTCGACGCCGCCTGCCTCGCCGTGGAGGCCGCCCTGTTCACCTGATTCCGTTGGGGGGAGCATGAAGGTAACGTCCGTGTCGCTCCTGGAGGAGCTGGAGAAGCCCGGCTACCAGGCGCTGCGCAAGGAGCTGCGCCCGCGCAGGTACAAGCGCAAGGCCGTGCTGTTCGATCCCCTGTCCGAAGAGAACCTCGTGTTCGTGGTCCGCACGGGGCGGGTGCGCGTGTACCTGGCCTACGAGGACAAGGAGTTCTGCCTGGCCGTGCTCGGCCCGGGCGACATATACAGCACGCACACCCGGGCTTTCGTGCAGGCCATCGAGGATGCGGAGATCCTCGTGGCCCCTGCCGAGGTGTTCCGCAGCCGGATGGAGGCCTTCCCCGGGCTGTACACCACCATGATCCGGGTGCTGGGCGCGCTGCTGGGGCGCTCCATCACCATCATCGACAGCCTGGCCTTCAAGAAGGTGGGCAGGCGGCTGCTGGAGCTGCTCTCCGTGGAGGCCGCGCGCGGCGAGCCCCAGCCCGGGGGCGGCGTGCTGCTCGACCTGCAGCTCACCACCGAACAGTTGGCCGGTGTTCTCGGCACCACGCGCCAGACG
This genomic stretch from Fundidesulfovibrio soli harbors:
- a CDS encoding Crp/Fnr family transcriptional regulator; protein product: MKVTSVSLLEELEKPGYQALRKELRPRRYKRKAVLFDPLSEENLVFVVRTGRVRVYLAYEDKEFCLAVLGPGDIYSTHTRAFVQAIEDAEILVAPAEVFRSRMEAFPGLYTTMIRVLGALLGRSITIIDSLAFKKVGRRLLELLSVEAARGEPQPGGGVLLDLQLTTEQLAGVLGTTRQTLSSLLNSLSREGVVELRGKAGLFVPDPERLHHVPGAWDDPKRTRKQRRKRPVMENSCDSENKG